In Silene latifolia isolate original U9 population chromosome 3, ASM4854445v1, whole genome shotgun sequence, a single window of DNA contains:
- the LOC141647687 gene encoding purple acid phosphatase 22-like produces MKAAPLVTLLVIAQLSLHSIASDGSLAHPTQDSCESQPQQVHISLAGDGYVRVSYVTTYTMATSVVEYGTKSGKYNEFALGDNFNYHYYSYVSGKVHYVTIGPLTAGTTYYYRCGGSGTEYSFRTPPASFPVEFAIVGGLGQTSWTKATLSRINQKCHDVVLVAGGLSYADGQQCLWDSFGRLVEPYASKKPWMVVAGKQEIEGVCTISKGPQPFKAYNARWLMPYHESGSTSNLYYSFDVAGAHIVTLGSYADFESDSAQYEWLKADLNNIDRSKTPWVFVVVNTPWYTSSVAYKGEGESMRKAMENLLYTARVDVVFASRVNAYERFGRTYDNKPDPCAPVYITLGDGGFKSTFEFEQQTLSTSLHKELNVGHGRLRIYDNKKAHWAWYPTEDDTDAPSDETWLTNLLASDKKCLELCICKKFNSVKAHDEL; encoded by the exons aTGAAGGCAGCTCCGTTGGTTACTTTACTCGTCATCGCTCAACTCTCCTTACACAGCATTGCATCTGATGGAAGCCTTGCTCATCCTACACAAGATTCCTGCGAATCTCAACCTCAGCAG GTACATATTTCGCTGGCTGGTGATGGGTACGTGAGGGTGTCATACGTAACTACGTACACAATGGCTACATCAGTTGTTGAGTATGGCACTAAGTCTGGCAAATATAATGAATTCGCACTTGGGGACAACTTTAACTACCACTATTATTCTTATGTCTCCGGCAAAGTTCACTATGTCACTATTGGACCCTTGACTGCTGGTACTACTTATTATTACCGTTGCGGCGGCTCCGGTACCGAGTACTCTTTCCGTACTCCTCCCGCATCATTCCCCGTCGAGTTTGCCATAGTCG GTGGACTCGGACAAACATCGTGGACCAAAGCAACCCTATCACGGATCAACCAAAAATGCCATGATGTAGTATTAGTAGCGGGTGGATTATCCTACGCTGACGGACAACAATGTCTATGGGACTCTTTCGGTCGATTAGTTGAGCCATATGCTAGTAAAAAACCTTGGATGGTTGTAGCTGGTAAACAAGAAATTGAAGGAGTTTGCACCATTTCTAAAGGACCTCAACCCTTCAAAGCCTACAATGCTAGGTGGCTCATGCCTTACCATGAAAGTGGTTCCACTTCTAACCTTTACTACTCCTTCGATGTGGCTGGAGCCCACATTGTTACGCTCGGGTCTTATGCCGACTTTGAGTCTGATTCAGCTCAATATGAGTGGCTTAAGGCGGACCTTAATAACATTGATAGGTCTAAGACCCCTTGGGTTTTTGTTGTGGTTAACACTCCTTGGTATACTTCTAGTGTTGCTTATAAGGGTGAAGGTGAATCCATGAGAAAAGCAATGGAGAACCTTCTTTATACTGCCAGAGTGGATGTCGTTTTTGCATCTCGTGTCAATGCATATGAGCGTTTC GGGAGGACCTACGACAACAAACCTGATCCTTGTGCACCGGTTTACATTACCCTTGGTGACGGAGGCTTTAAATCGACTTTTGA GTTTGAGCAACAAACACTATCAACATCCTTGCACAAAGAGCTGAACGTTGGACATGGGCGTCTAAGAATATACGACAATAAGAAGGCACACTGGGCATGGTACCCGACTGAGGATGACACCGACGCGCCTTCTGATGAAACATGGCTTACAAACCTACTAGCATCTGACAAGAAATGCTTGGAGCTTTGCATTTGTAAGAAGTTCAACAGCGTTAAAGCCCATGACGAACTTTGA